The Prunus persica cultivar Lovell chromosome G8, Prunus_persica_NCBIv2, whole genome shotgun sequence genome includes a region encoding these proteins:
- the LOC18768700 gene encoding protein DMR6-LIKE OXYGENASE 2 has product MAATDPKFNIHYSSQVPHDQPAKLMTSIKKLVESPGITFIPPTYTYTNNPHDDLAALIDTESTIPTVDFSLLTSGTPEQRSQAIHDLGKACQDWGFFLVINHGVPESLMKAILEGVQGFFDLTEEEKHEFEGKHVLDPIRCGTSFNASVEKVMFWRDFLKVFVYPEFHFPTKPAGFSELALEYCKRTRQVTRELLKGISESLGLEASDLEKFLNVESGLQIFIANLYPPCPQPELALGMPPHSDHGLLTLLIQNGINGLQVQHKGKWVNVNAMPNSFLVNTGDHLEIFSNGKYRSNIHRAVLTNKATRISLATPTGPSLETVVTPAPELINNENRKPAYIGMKYKDYLELQQSSMLDGKSILDRVRVSNSE; this is encoded by the exons ATGGCTGCAACAGATCCAAAGTTCAATATCCACTACTCTTCACAAGTTCCCCATGATCAGCCAGCCAAACTGATGACCAGCATAAAAAAGCTTGTAGAATCACCAGGCATCACCTTCATCCCTCCCACTTATACCTACACAAACAATCCCCATGATGACCTGGCAGCTTTGATAGATACAGAGTCAACGATCCCCACCGTTGACTTTTCTCTCCTCACATCTGGCACTCCCGAACAGCGCTCCCAAGCCATCCATGACCTTGGCAAAGCCTGCCAGGACTGGGGCTTCTTCTTG GTGATCAATCATGGTGTGCCAGAGAGTCTGATGAAGGCGATCTTGGAAGGGGTACAAGGGTTTTTTGATCTGACGGAGGAGGAGAAGCACGAGTTTGAGGGGAAGCATGTACTGGATCCAATCAGGTGTGGGACCAGCTTCAATGCCTCGGTGGAGAAGGTGATGTTTTGGAGGGATTTTCTCAAGGTTTTTGTATATCCTGAGTTCCACTTCCCCACTAAACCTGCTGGCTTCAG TGAACTTGCATTAGAGTATTGCAAAAGAACGCGACAAGTGACAAGAGAACTCCTGAAAGGAATATCAGAGAGCTTGGGATTGGAAGCCAGCGACTTAGAGAAGTTCTTGAATGTTGAGTCAGGCTTGCAGATCTTCATTGCAAACCTTTATCCTCCATGTCCACAGCCAGAGCTTGCCTTGGGAATGCCACCTCATTCTGATCATGGCCTCTTGACCCTCCTTATACAAAATGGCATTAATGGTCTTCAAGTGCAACACAAGGGTAAATGGGTCAATGTCAATGCCATGCCCAACTCCTTCCTTGTTAACACTGGTGATCACCTGGAG atttttagCAATGGGAAGTACAGGAGCAATATTCATCGAGCAGTGCTGACCAACAAAGCTACAAGAATATCCCTTGCCACTCCAACTGGTCCATCTCTTGAAACAGTAGTTACGCCTGCACCCGAGCTCATAAACAATGAAAACCGAAAGCCAGCATATATTGGGATGAAGTATAAAGATTACTTGGAGCTTCAACAAAGCAGCATGCTTGATGGCAAATCCATCTTGGATCGTGTACGGGTTTCGAACTCTGAATAA